TCGCGTCACCGACGCGGTGTCTCGGCTCGCGTCACCGACGCGGTGTCTCGGCTCGCGTCACCGACGCGGTGCCGTCAGCTCGCGGCGGCGACCTTCTTCTTCGTCGTGCGGGTGGCCCGCTTGCGCGCCGGGGCACGCTTCGGTGCGGGGGTCTCCCGGCTGAGGATCTCGGCGAGGAAGCGGCCGGTGTAGCTCTCCTCCACCTCGACGACCTGCTCCGGGGTGCCCTGCGCGACCACCGTGCCACCACCGGAGCCACCCTCCGGACCCATGTCGATGATCCAGTCGGCGGTCTTGATCACGTCGAGGTTGTGCTCGATGACGATGACGGTGTTGCCCTTGTCGACCAGACCGTTGATCACGCCGAGCAGCTTGCGGATGTCGTCGAAGTGCAGGCCCGTGGTGGGCTCGTCGAGGATGTACGCGGTGCGGCCGTTGGACCGTTTCTGCAGCTCCGCGGCCAGCTTCACGCGCTGCGCCTCACCACCGGACAGGGTCGTGGCCGGCTGCCCGAGCCGCACGTAACCCAGCCCCACCTCGACGAGCGTGTTGAGGTAGCGGTGGATCGAGGTGACCGGCTGGAAGAACTCCGCGGCCTCCTCGATGGACATGTCGAGCACCTCGGCGATGGTCTTGCCCTTGTAGTGGACCTCGAGGGTCTCGCGGTTGTAGCGGGCCCCGTGGCACACCTCGCACGGCACGTACACATCGGGCAGGAAGTTCATCTCGATCTTCAGCGTGCCGTCGCCGGAGCATGCCTCGCAGCGACCACCCTTGACGTTGAAGGAGAACCGGCCCGGCTGGTAGCCGCGCACCTTCGCCTCGGTGGTCGACGCGAACAGGGTGCGGATCTTGTCGAACACACCGGTGTAGGTCGCGGGATTCGAGCGCGGGGTGCGGCCGATCGGCGACTGGTCGACCTGCACGAGCTTGTCGAGCTGGTCGAGCCCGTTCACGCGGGTGTGCCGGCCGGGCACCTGCCGCGCGCCGTTGAGCTTGTTCGCCATCACCGTGGCGAGGATGTCGTTGACCAGGGTGGACTTGCCCGAGCCGGACACCCCGGTGACACAGGTGAGTACCCCGAGCGGGAACGACACGTCGAGCTCGCGCAAGTTGTTCTCCCGGGCACCGACGACGGTGACCTGCCGCTTCGGGTCGATCGGGCGGCGGAGCTCCGGGATCGCGATCTCCTCGCGGCCGGACAGGTACGCGCCGGTCAGCGAGTCGGGATTGTCGAGCAGCTCCTTGTAGGTGCCGCTGTGCACGACCTGACCGCCGTGCTCCCCGGCGCGCGGTCCGATGTCGACCACCCAGTCGGAGGCGCGGACGGTGTCCTCGTCGTGTTCGACGACGATGAGGGTGTTGCCGAGATCCCGCAGCCGCGTGAGGGTGTCGATCAGGCGCCGGTTGTCGCGCTGGTGCAGGCCGATGGACGGCTCGTCGAGCACGTACAGCACGCCGACGAGACCCGACCCGATCTGGGTGGCGAGGCGGATGCGCTGGGCCTCGCCGCCGGAGAGGGTGCCCGCGGCGCGGGAGAGCGTCAGGTAGTCGAGGCCGACGTCGAGCAGGAAGCCGAGCCGGGCCTGGATCTCCTTGAGCACCTGGCCGGCGATCGCGGCCTCCCGGTGACCGAGCACGAGGCTGTCGAGGAATCGGGCGCAGTCGGCGATCGACAGCTCGCACACCTCGGCGATCGACTTCGGACCGAAGTCGCCGGCGGAGACGGTCACCGACAGGATCTCGGGGCGCAGGCGGGCCCCGTTGCAGGCCGGGCACGGGATCTCCCGCATGTAGCCCTCGTAGCGTTCCTTCGCCTGGTCGGACTCGGCCTGCTCGAGGCGACGGTGCAGGAAGGGCATCACGCCCTCGAACTCGGCGTAGTACGAACGGACCCGGCCGTAGCGGTTCTTGTACCGCACGTGCACCTGCTCGGTGCTGCCCTCGAGCACGGCCTTGCGGACCTTCGCGGGCAGCTTCCGCCAGGGGGTGTCGATGTCGAAGCCCATGACGTCGGCGAGACCGGACAGCAACCGGCCGAAGTACTCGGCGCTCTGTCCCGACGACCACGGGGCGATCGCGCCGTCGGCCAGGCTCAGGTCAGGGTCGGGGACGACCAGTTCGGGGTCGACCTCCTTGCGGACGCCGAGACCGGTGCACTCGGGGCAGGCACCGTAGGGCGAGTTGAACGAGAACGAGCGGGGCTCGAGCTCGTCGATCGATAGCGGGTGGGCGTTCGGGCACGCGAGCTTCTCGGAGAAACGGCGTTCGCGGTCGGGGGCGTCCTCGTCGCGGTCGACGAAGTCGAGGACCACGACCCCCTCGGCGAGGCGCAGCGCGGTCTCGATCGAGTCGGTGAGGCGCTGCTGCGCGCTGGCCTTGACCGCGAGGCGGTCGACGACCACCTCGATGTCGTGCTTCTCCTGCTTCTTCAGCTTCGGCGGATCCGTCAGCGGGTGGACGACGCCGTCGACGCGCACGCGGGAGTAGCCCTGCACGGTGAGCTGCTCGAACAGGTCGACGAACTCGCCCTTGCGGGTGCGCACCACCGGGGCGAGCACCTGGAAGCGGGCGCCCGGTTCCATCTCGAGCACCTGATCGACGATCTGCTGCGGCGTCTGCCGGGAGATCTTCTCGCCGCAGACCGGGCAGTGCGGGGTGCCGGCGCGGGCGTAGAGCAGGCGGAGGTAGTCGTAGACCTCGGTGATGGTGCCGACGGTGGACCGCGGGTTGCGGTTGGTCGACTTCTGGTCGATCGACACCGCGGGCGACAGGCCCTCGATGAAGTCGACGTCGGGCTTGTCCATCTGCCCGAGGAACTGGCGGGCGTAGGCCGACAGCGACTCGACGTAGCGGCGCTGCCCCTCGGCGAAGATCGTGTCGAAGGCCAGGCTCGACTTGCCGGAACCGGACAGGCCCGTGAAGACGATGAGACTGTCCCGCGGCAGATCCAGGTCGACTCCGCGCAGGTTGTGTTCCCGCGCACCACGCACGATCAGGCGGTCTGCCACGCGACATCCTTTCTGTAGACGGGGCCGGAGTTCGGCCCTCAGCCATGGTAGGCGCGGGTACCGACACGTTCCCGGGTCGAGCGATGCCCCACCTCTCCCTCGCGCGCGGGCGCGCGGCCTGCCTCTCGCGCGCGGGCGCGCGGCGGTAGGTTGGCGGCATGACGCAGCAGCCCGTGATCATCGAGGACACCTACACCGGCGACGTCGCTCCCGGCGGCCCCGCGCAACGTCGGAGGATTCCCGGCGCGAGCATCGTCAAACTCGCCGTCGGACAGATGAACAACAACGCCTACCTCGTCACCGACGACGCCACCGGCAAGTCCGTGTTCATCGACGCCGCAAACGAACCCGAGCGGCTCGTGCAGTTCCTCCGCGACAACGCCCCCGGACTCGAGCTGATCGTGACCACCCACCAGCACTGGGACCACTGGCAGGGACTCGAGCAGGTGGCCGCCGCGACCGGCGTTCCCACCGCCGCCCATCCCCTCGACACCGACCCGCTGCCGGTGAAGCCGGATCGTCTCCTGAACGAGGGCGACGTCATCGAGATCGGTGAGCTGAATCTCGAGGTGATCCACCTCGCAGGGCACACGCCGGGCTCGGTCGCGCTGGTCCTGACTGAGCAGGGCACCGGCCGGCACCACATCTTCACCGGCGACTCACTGTTCCCGGGCGGCGTCGGCAAGACGGCGGACGACGCGGCGTTCCGCTCACTGCTCGGCGACGTGGAGACCAAGATCTTCGGCCGCTTCGACGACGAGACCGTCTTCTACCCCGGCCACGGCAAGGACTCGACCCTCGGTGCCGAGCGCCCGCATCTCGGGGAGTGGCGCGAGCGGGGGTGGTGACGCAGCCGCGGAGATCGGTGTCGTCGGGGTCGGTGTCGTCGGGGTCGGCGTCGGCGGGGTGAGCAGGTCGCCGTCGGGGTGCACCGGCCGTCGGGGTGCGCGCCGGCCCGCGCGCAGGAATCTGCACCACCGATGCACGGAACTCCGCTTCCGGAACAGGGGCCGCGGATAGAATCGAAATCTGCGACGGCTCGGGGGGCTTCCGGTTAGGGGCGATCTCGGATGACCGATCAAGCGACACTGCTCGACTACCTGAAGAGAGTGACCGCCGAGCTCTACCAGGTGAAAGAGAAGCTTCGCGAGTCCGAGGCCGTGCGTCACGAACCGATCGCCGTCATCGGGATGGGC
This region of Rhodococcus sp. Z13 genomic DNA includes:
- the uvrA gene encoding excinuclease ABC subunit UvrA, producing MADRLIVRGAREHNLRGVDLDLPRDSLIVFTGLSGSGKSSLAFDTIFAEGQRRYVESLSAYARQFLGQMDKPDVDFIEGLSPAVSIDQKSTNRNPRSTVGTITEVYDYLRLLYARAGTPHCPVCGEKISRQTPQQIVDQVLEMEPGARFQVLAPVVRTRKGEFVDLFEQLTVQGYSRVRVDGVVHPLTDPPKLKKQEKHDIEVVVDRLAVKASAQQRLTDSIETALRLAEGVVVLDFVDRDEDAPDRERRFSEKLACPNAHPLSIDELEPRSFSFNSPYGACPECTGLGVRKEVDPELVVPDPDLSLADGAIAPWSSGQSAEYFGRLLSGLADVMGFDIDTPWRKLPAKVRKAVLEGSTEQVHVRYKNRYGRVRSYYAEFEGVMPFLHRRLEQAESDQAKERYEGYMREIPCPACNGARLRPEILSVTVSAGDFGPKSIAEVCELSIADCARFLDSLVLGHREAAIAGQVLKEIQARLGFLLDVGLDYLTLSRAAGTLSGGEAQRIRLATQIGSGLVGVLYVLDEPSIGLHQRDNRRLIDTLTRLRDLGNTLIVVEHDEDTVRASDWVVDIGPRAGEHGGQVVHSGTYKELLDNPDSLTGAYLSGREEIAIPELRRPIDPKRQVTVVGARENNLRELDVSFPLGVLTCVTGVSGSGKSTLVNDILATVMANKLNGARQVPGRHTRVNGLDQLDKLVQVDQSPIGRTPRSNPATYTGVFDKIRTLFASTTEAKVRGYQPGRFSFNVKGGRCEACSGDGTLKIEMNFLPDVYVPCEVCHGARYNRETLEVHYKGKTIAEVLDMSIEEAAEFFQPVTSIHRYLNTLVEVGLGYVRLGQPATTLSGGEAQRVKLAAELQKRSNGRTAYILDEPTTGLHFDDIRKLLGVINGLVDKGNTVIVIEHNLDVIKTADWIIDMGPEGGSGGGTVVAQGTPEQVVEVEESYTGRFLAEILSRETPAPKRAPARKRATRTTKKKVAAAS
- a CDS encoding MBL fold metallo-hydrolase; translation: MTQQPVIIEDTYTGDVAPGGPAQRRRIPGASIVKLAVGQMNNNAYLVTDDATGKSVFIDAANEPERLVQFLRDNAPGLELIVTTHQHWDHWQGLEQVAAATGVPTAAHPLDTDPLPVKPDRLLNEGDVIEIGELNLEVIHLAGHTPGSVALVLTEQGTGRHHIFTGDSLFPGGVGKTADDAAFRSLLGDVETKIFGRFDDETVFYPGHGKDSTLGAERPHLGEWRERGW